The Oryza sativa Japonica Group chromosome 11, ASM3414082v1 DNA window GCACaaactatttttaattctaacaGTACCAACATCCTAATCCTAAATGAAAATTGCAGAAAGGGCtatatagataaatataaatTCATAGCTAAAATAGCTACTTTGGCCCAAAACAGCCCAAGAAGTGCTTGCGAAAGGCCTCCTTGAGGCTCTGCCGGGTGCTGCTCTTGCATGGCTCATCGTCATTGTCGACGCTGCATTTGCAGCTCATCATCAGGCCATCCAGGTCATCCGGCCCGAGCTCCGTCGAcattgtcgccgccgccacggcctcctcgacgacggcgacgtcgcaGTGGATGGCGAACTCGTCGTCGGTGCTGAACCACTGCCCCGCCAGAACGTCGTGGCGGATGAACGTGAAGCAGCGGTACTCCGCCTTCCCGGTGCCGTGGAACGACGTCGCGTAGCTCCTCACCTTGTTCGTCGGAGGCACGCACGGCTGCAGATTGACCATGCGGAACCGGACGTTGGTTCggatgccgccggcggcggcggcggtgccggggTCGGCGGCGTGGAGCTTGAGGCACACGGTGGAGTAGCCGTTACCCGAATATTTGCTCGCGTTGTGGAAGAAGAAGCTCCAGGTGTGACCTGCGGCCTGGAACTTGGACGACTCGATGTCGTATTTGCTGCCGTGGTGAGATTTCTTGATCGCGTTGCGTACTTTGATCTTGAGAAGGTTGCAACCGGTGGCGGCCGCCGACGTAGTGGTGGCCGTCGACGCGGTGACGACGTCCTTCGTCGGCAACGACGACATggcaagctagctagcagctacctggtggtggtggtggtggtcgacgGCGAGATCAATCGGGGACGAAGAACTCGATGCAGGGTTAACGTTGGTTAAATAGATTAGGAGAGGTAATTAACCACACGTTTGACGGACGTACGCGCGGCTATATGTCTATCCGTATTATAGTTTGGTCCGGATCATGCAGTACAGAAGAAAATATGTCTCGTTCGGACCAGGGTAAATATAAGTATATGTCTcgtcctcaaaaaaaaaatataagtatgtCAACTTCGATTTCGAATTCGATAAAGCAGCTGTTACTGGGATATATACGTACGGATCAGTTAATACGCAACACAAGTTACTACAGCTATTAGGTCAGTTAATTTTAGTTTGGTTCTGATCGGATACAAACAGTTAGGTCAACAAACAGGAGAATATCAGGTTGTTACGGTAGATAGGAATAGTTTTCATCTacatttaattatatatatatatatatatatatatatatatatatatatatatatatatatatatatatatatatatatatatatatatatatatatatatatatatatatatatatatatatatatatatatatatatatatatatatatatatatatatatatatatatatatatatatatatatatataagtgttTAGTACTCTCATACGATGTTGAATTATATAGGGACTACTGTAAATAATAGATTTAATTGAATTGAGTTAGGATATAAATAAGAGTAAATGATAAAGTAATTTTACAAATTAAATGTAGATGAAAACTATTCCTATCTActgtatgtgtgtatatatatatatatatatatatatatatatatatatatatatatatatatatatatatatatatatatatatatatatatatatatatatatatatatatatatatatatatatatatacagacaTGGACACTCATAAggggcaccatggtatgaaatacacaaattcgtccaaatttttcaaaattttcaaattgtgagtatatacctaattatatatttggatgctatatacctagaatcaaaatctaataaaaacatgtttaaattcagttcaaacttgttttgaactagttagtaaagtagtaaatgttaatacctaaacatttaaaaaaatttcatactcatttgaattaagTATATACTAAATTTAAATCatggagcccgggcaccatggagcaccaaacaaatttgcatatatatatatatatatatgggagtTGGATAATATGAACCTGGGTTCTGGTGCTCCCTAATCCTGCATGTGACACGTGTATATTTGTAGTTGAAGCTAATGTATCATTTTATACCAAACCTCATGCAAACTTGTACCTACCCTACCCAAGCTCTTATAGGGAAAAGATGGGGGCAGGTACACAATGGCCCTGTGGCCATTCTGCTATGGAGAGAGAGAATGAAAAAGGGATGGGGGTGAGGTGACTTTTTCTAATAAATTCCTTATAAGGCTCAAATCACTCCATAGTACTAGACATGAAGTATATTGATCTTTTAATTAATCTAAGCACCTTGTTTGTACGTACAAAATTAAATCTATGTCTTGTTTTGATGGAACATAATATATCGAGATGAATTATATTCTAATATTTGCAAAAATGTCATTTGGCAAAACTGATGtccaaaaatgattttttaaaaaatgaaactaaGCACCTTGTTTTATACGTCCGTTTAATATATGTTTGGTTTTATTGGAACATAATATCAAAGTTGAATGTCCACTCACCATGAAAATACAATATATTTGCAAAACAAAATAACATTTCAAAAATGTCATTATGCCAAACTGATTTCCAAAAATGACACCGTAAAAAGCATAAATCACTTGGCATACAGTGAAATAAAAAATACGTGATTGttatttttacatatatatgctacacccaaacatattttttttataatttatggcctatataattaatttttttataatttatggcCTATAAAATTTGTTGCCGGAAACACAACACAATGAAAATATCATTTGCAAAGTGATGCCAAGAATAAAATGATGTTGCAAAATGATAGTATATAACTTGATATGTATTGTGAATTAAAATAATCGCATGAGTGAAGTTTCTAAAATGGTAATTATGCTACATTCTATGAATatcaagagaaaagaaagagaaagaaataaTATTCAAATGGAGGAATAAATGCTACGATCAGCTTCGTTTGACTTGCTCTCTTTCTTTACTCAGGGAGTACATGGCCTACGTCAGACCTACACTAGCATTGACTGTGTGCCATGCGGGTGTACTACTGTGAAACAACGTGTTTAACCCCCACAGTAAGCTTCATGAATGTTTAGTGCATACTAACCCATGTACTAGCCGCACGCATCATGAGAACGATGGATGGCCGGGATTCATGGAGCATATGGACCGAGGTTCAGATCTGAGTTTCCCtctatacacacacacatatatatatatatatatatatatatacacacacacatatgtgtgtgtattgTGTTCGGTTATCTTGAATTTGGTGGCTTGGGGCAATTTGGGAGatgtaaatatgtaatttgCAAATATTTGAATGTATTGTGGTTACGTTGATGGATGCATATGGACACTAGTATGGTAAACCCTATTAGTGCCGGTTGAGAACTGacaataggtgccggttttccgTCCGACACCAATTGGTAGGCACCTACTACTGGTACCGGTACCTATAGGAAAaatagaaccgacacctttatGTCTGCACGAGCTAAAAAAAACCCGGCACGAATCGAGCCGAATCCAGAACCCCTCCACATCCTCAGATCCGAAGAAATATCAAAATCGAAAACCTCACATCCTCACatccgaaatcaaaatcctaATCACACATCAATGGCAACAACAATGCATGGAGAATTTCCCGATTTCACCCAAGAATATCAAGAACTCCATGAGCATCAAGAACTCAAGAACATGAGCATCATCAAGGCACATCAACACAAACACGTTGACCCGCcatcgcccgccgccaccgcacgccgctgctgcctcccctcctgccgccgcacgccgggcaaccggatctggcagaggggaggtcgtggccgccgctgccatctcCACCGGCCAGCCGCGGGAGCACATGGTCGACGGCTGCTGCCGTGGCCTCTGTAGTGGCGGGCCCcgtggccgccgctgccgcctccgccggctaGCCGCGGGAGCCCGTGGTCGGCGGCTGCCACCGTGGTTGCCGCTTCCACCTCCGCCGCaggagcccgccgcctcccctcctgcctgATCTGGCATAGGGGAGGGCGTGGCTACCACTGCTGCCTCCGCTGGCCAGCCGCTGACCGCAGGCAGGCACTGTGAGACGGCGGGAGaaaagggagggagaagaggacagcgagagagagagagagagggagccgagggagagagacacGATAGATCGAGAGGGGAGGGATAGATAAGGACGCGGTGGGTGTGGTGCGTGGATGGGCTCGGCTCAAagttataggtgccggttcttaaAAACAACCGGttcctataatatattataggtatcgGTTCTTTAATTAACCGGTACcttaatatattattattaatgaccaaatttggtaatattagCATCGGAAaggaagattagatcgaagcggaatcaaaGATAAGGATTATCGCGGAAACAgggtaagaatcggctggagtccggatcggctacgattggGATTGGCTAagtccgagtcagactgggttaggtgatacagccgattctaACAATACGACATATGTACGAtatcgggttgagttgatatgcttcaagatgattgccacgcatggatagagtcctgagaagtcaattgtatctattaattaggatattttatgtaatttccttagagataagtgtgggcaaaagtctgccgcaaagacttatggtatcttagagtttgttagagataatagtcatgtccgatatggacatatcttgtaattctcgggtataaatagacccgaaccccatgtaatcaaacataCACGTTCAacacaatctcggcgcatcgccaccctttttgctttagttttatttcgatgagttcttgctttcgggttaagctgcatcggtttcgatcttcaacaagaggtaaaacttgttatgacggcttgcgttctcgggattagtgcttccatctttatgatactctaatcttgtttatgtaattcgtcgagttatcatatatcttgcaTAATCTCtgacaatatcgctatctaacctacaatcggctaacatctgtcggtagagggcagccgattaggttagacatctacgttgacttagattatataggatatccaccactctatgaaacttccagtggcttaattgtctagatattgtccttcttttcatacttaatgctgcatcagttgagtttgatctattaagtcgtgcttagaatatcaaccTCTAGCCCGCCTTCTgattgccgattagggtagcatcggagtttcagccgatcttacctgatttaactataatTACTCCATATGCTTCGTTGATACGTTAAATCTACCCTTTAtagtaagatcttgttgcatttaagtatattaggcttttgtttgatatatatattctacttgctttgatatcttaatatagagtggtatcggagtattagccgatacatgctagatctatttgatcggctatgctatgaatgtaTATAATCCCGTTATTAATacatatttcgatctaagtgatttatactgtctcggcatggcgaccgatctatcccaatcacttgatttaagtatatatcaatataaggattatatattattaatatctacagccgatcgagtagatttagttctgttTTATTTCTTAATGCTTGCCGAttgatgcatatatgacatcggctcaaagaaaaatgatatgtcatcggcacctagccgatcggctatcgtttatggatttaactgcggtttctttgtatttgtttcttgttgattgcagggtcaaatcaactggcacgctagcatatccgaaggcgagttttggacctgcactggagttaagcagatctcccaggcctcctGTTTTCTATCAACAATTATAGGGGCCAGTTCTAGCATCTTTAAAGGTGCTAGTTCTACATTTTTCCATCGTAGGGAGGTGGGAAAAgctctataggtgccggttttatatgaaccggcacctatgagccGGTCTCTATGagggtttttgtagtagtgggaATTAATTTGAATTTTCTGTGGTTGTATGATTTATATGTGAATTTGGTAggttctgcctttttttttaatgttgtcATATAGGTCTCGGTTTTTAATACATACCGGAACCTAAAGTTATTGACACGTGTCTAGGCCGGTCAACAATCGGCACATATATACAATTATTGGTGCTAGATGTTATAAAGCATCTGCATCTATATAGACAGCCACGTGGCAATTGGTTGTAGAACCAACACCCATAATACTATATAAGTGCCGAATTTATCCAAAAATCGATATCAGTATGTTTTATAGGTGTCAGTTCTACAACTGACACTAACAACTGAAGTCATTAGTTCTGCCTGTTGGGTGCCAGTTGGGACATTCGCTATCTATGGTTGATTCCCAACTGGTGTCAATCATCTTTTTTTAGTAGTGCATGTTGTCTTGTATCCTAAGACTCTACTGAATATTACCATCCATAGATTAGGAAATAGAAGTCCTATTCGGCTATGTTTTCCACTTTGTAAAATTGCCCCTCTAATCTATATAAGGTAGACACGGAGCTCCCTAAAGAACATCAAATATCAATAGAACAATGCAATCTAGCGAATCCAATCTACCAAACAAGAGTTAGCTAATGTAAAATTCAGGTTAGCACGTCCAACGGAATGTTTTTGAAATTAGGAGCTTTATTAATTCCAGTGAGCTTCTTGCACATCAACATGATGTATATTGGACGAAAGGATATGCATTCATAAATGCGTGAGAATGAAGATATACTCTCATTTATTGAAACATCCACCCTCTGATAATTATGAGCATGCCTCATTAATGAGTCGAAACCAATGAGTACTTATTACCTTATTTTAATCCAACATATTAATTGAATgagtattttcttttaaaaaaatgagcTGCGATGATTAATTCCAGGAAGCCTCATACATGGATATACTCGACTTAAATAGACATCTCAAAGCCAAGAATGGATATCCTAAATAATGCAGATTAACATATAAATAGTGCTAGCTATATATACAACTTGTCATAAATTGTAGCACCTTGATGATTTTATTGCCCAACCCACATTTATAGGAGCATCCATCTATCACTACATATCTGCTTCATTATACAAATTTAATTTCTTCTGACTGAgtttcacatatatatatatatagagagagatctCTGGTTACTTATGTCCTTCATCACCTCAGTCTATCACCATCTGATAGATTTGCAGTGTTAAAGATGTTGTCCATGAAAGGTGTCATTCTCCTCCTACTAGTGTGTGCAGTAATTTCTCCCCACCCAGTGATTGGTAAGAACCCAATATGTACCCATGCAAACATGATAGAGATCGTGAGGAAATGCGAGAAGTTCATCAGGGTGCAGCGTCCAGTTCCCACATTTTTGTGTACCCCAAACAGTCCCTGTTGCGAGGCGGTGAGGAAGGTGCGGGACAGGGACATGCACTGTGTGTATTTCCTAATTGGATTGGACAAGCAGAGGGTGAAGCTGTACAGTGAACGAATGATCCTGCGTCTCAGTGATCTCTGCGCGCCGGTGCCATCtcgtccgcctcctcctcctcatcgccaggtaaaaaagtcatcaaattGCTCATAACCTTTGGTATATGAGTACTCTACTCTCTCTGGTGCTCTGGTGAGTGCTGATAACCTACTATAGTAGAAATTAATCATGTTATTTTTTCTGTCAGGTTTTGGTGTGATTGGTCGAAGCCTATCCTGGCTAatggagtttgaagctagaggatGGACTAATAATATTAAAATTGATCAGCCTGGCATCGTGATATCCATCTTTTCATAAATAAAAGTGTGTGATTAAGATTTCTAGTGCcaaattatctatctatctatctatcttactaatttgttactccctccttccctaaatgtttgatgccgttgacttttttaaacatgtttaactatttgtcttattcaaaaacttttgtgaaatgtgtaaaactatatatatacataaaactatatttaacattaaatcaaatgataagacttaaattttttgaataagacgaacggtcaaacatttttaaaaaagtcaacggcgtcaaacattttgggatggaggaagtatattatCAAGACAACTTGAAAAAGAAATAGCACAATCgttgtggaggctagaaattctaACATTAATcgaatgaaaaattaaaatctaAACAGTTAGATCATAGTACACCAAACTATAACGTGTGGATTGATAGTAACGGTTGTATACatcacatagaaaaaaaatgttctatCTTAAATCTTATCCTACTTTGGATATCTATTGTATACAAAATAcaattatatatagaaaaaaagagGCAAGAGCTGTACAACAAATCCAATTAACTACCCTGTGCAACATTGCGTGGGAAAATCCCatagttatat harbors:
- the LOC136354138 gene encoding uncharacterized protein is translated as MSSLPTKDVVTASTATTTSAAATGCNLLKIKVRNAIKKSHHGSKYDIESSKFQAAGHTWSFFFHNASKYSGNGYSTVCLKLHAADPGTAAAAGGIRTNVRFRMVNLQPCVPPTNKVRSYATSFHGTGKAEYRCFTFIRHDVLAGQWFSTDDEFAIHCDVAVVEEAVAAATMSTELGPDDLDGLMMSCKCSVDNDDEPCKSSTRQSLKEAFRKHFLGCFGPK